A genomic window from Algoriphagus sp. Y33 includes:
- a CDS encoding MBG domain-containing protein produces the protein MVLGQIQLNITPVNDAPTVANPIDNQNATQDEPFNFVVPTDTFEDVDVDDELSYSAQLSGGGSLPSWLEFDTETQTFSGTPLNANVGIVSIDVIADDGNGGTVTDTFDIIVANVNDAPTVANAIPNQNATENAAFNFQFAANTFNDVDVADILTYSAQLEGGAALPAWLSFDGATRTFSGTPGNSDSGNIDIEVIASDGNGGNVSDVFRISVTAVNDAPSISAPFTITLDEDLPGALTGISFSDSDAGTNLVTVTFNVGSGSLSAEPGSGVAVSGTSSSRIIEGNIDAINSFISNGELTFTTALNATSDVILSITINDNGNSGSGGSLTSSANVTLDVTAVNDAPVNSIPGPQQTDQNVTLEFSSGSGNQISVSDVDVGSEDVIVSLTASNGMITLSTTAGLVFTTGTGSNDAALSMEGSIADINAAFNGMTFTPTAGYSGLAGITITTNDQGFSGSGGAQEDEDVITIIVDSINPVVTSVTSSGENGIYKIGDELFIQVIFDQAVIVSGGAPTLSLETGVTDREVNYTSGSGTNTLNFSYTVQNGDQTSDLDYTSAGALSLNGSVIQNTSGDDAILTLPAVGSANSLAGQKNLVIDGVRPTSNIVVSEDELRIGETSLVTVTFSEAVFGFSNQDLSFSNGTLSPVSSADGDITWTATFTPTANVEEQTNVITLDNTGVENAGGNVGTGTTDSNNFGIDTRRPTAIIVVADTQLASGETSPVTIEFSEAVTGLTAADFAVPNGVLSDPESTDGITWSATFTPADGVEEATNVITLENTGYVDLRGNTGIGTTPSNNYLVDTSAPTVITQNITIQLNAAGEVSITPEQIDNSSTDGVGIGSLTLNVSDFDCTNEGENTVILTVTDVNGNSAIGTATVTVEDTIAPTVITQNIMVQLEPIGTITIAAEDVDNGSSDNCGLASLSLSQSVFGSSDIGENTVTLTVTDVNGNQSSATAIVEVVPLDVTGVTFENGSFIYDGTAKSLAIAGVLPAGTSVSYDNNTRTNVGTQEVIATITGPGFTTLVLTAQLTVTPATVTGITFEDGSFVYDGTEKLLAITGTLPSGTSVSYTGNGRTDVGTQEVTATITGSNYTDLVLTARLTVTPAEITGITFADTSFVYDGTEKSLAIVGTLPSGTSVAYTDNGRTEVGTQEVTATITGSNYTDLVLRADLTVTPATVTGITFEDGSFVYDGTEKLLAIVGTLPSGTSVAYTDNGRTEVGTQEVTATITGSNYTDLVLTAWLTVTPAEITGITFADTSFVYDGTEKSLAIVGTLPSGTSVSYTENGRTEVGTQEVTATITGSNYTDLVLTARLTITPAEITGITFADTSFVYDGTEKSLEITGTLPSGTSVSYTDNGRTDVGTQEVTAAITGSNFTTLVLTADLRVTPATVTGITFEDGSFVYDGTERSLAVVGTLPSGTSVSYTGNGRTEVGTQEVTATITGSNYTDLVLTADLRVTPATVTGITFEDGSFVYDGTEKSLAIVGTLPSGTSVAYTGNGRTDVGTQEVTATITGSNYTDLVLRADLTVTPATVTGITFEDGSFVYDGTEKLLAITGTLPSGTSVSYTDNGRTDVGTQEVTATITGSNYTDLVLTAWLTVTPAEITGITFADTSFVYDGTEKLHAITGNLPSGTSVSYTDNGRTDVGMQEVTATITGPNYTDLVLTARLTITPAEITGITFEDISFVYDGTEKSLEIMGTLPSGTSVAYTDNGRTDVGTQEVTATITGSNYTDLVLRADLTVTPATVTGITFEDGSFVYDGTEKLLAIVGTLPSGTSVAYTDNGRTEVGTQEVTATITGSNYTDLVLTAWLTVTPAEITGITFADTSFVYDGTEKSLAITGTLPSGTSVSYTGNGRTEVGTQEVTATITGSNYTDLVLRADLTVTPATVTGITFEDGSFVYDGTEKSLAIVGTLPSGTSVAYTGNGRTDVGTQEVTAAITGSNYTDLVLRADLTVTPATVTGITFEDGSFVYDGTEKLLAITGTLPSGTSVSYTDNGRTDVGTQEVTATITGSNYTDLVLTARLTITPAEITGITFEDISFVYDGTEKSLEIMGTLPSGTSVSYTDNGRTDVGTQEVTATITGSNYTDLVLTARLTITPAEITGITFKDGSFVYDGTEKSLAIVGTLPSGTSVSYTDNGRTDVGSQMVTATIMGSNLDELILTAELIIMPADLSVVADAGQSKVFGEEDPELTYTVTDFGVGDDEAVLEGSLEREPGEEVGTYSIVIGTLTAGSNYTVVFTGADFEILMGEAEEGDTIIGFAGQSLEVLWGTPAGGLGVPAEAVAITSKGAFVNLAVDWDLSGYDPMMVGTFISKGSVEESSGLSNPNGHQPILEITVLVKPTPQDVTLGSDSFVAVPDLFFQEIGTFTVVDPSDDQHTLILPEGVYDNDYFEVLDGVLFWSSAEQAEGRTEFTVSLRVTDRAGNVLDKDFNITRERTPLEQLEVPNTFTPDGDGINDTWGVPGLRYYSGVRISVFAVGGDRMFYTGDPDVRWDGSFNGKEMPVGAYLYVIEVGETGGVIRGMLNLINK, from the coding sequence GTGGTCTTGGGGCAAATCCAACTAAATATCACTCCTGTCAACGATGCTCCAACAGTTGCGAATCCGATTGATAATCAAAATGCAACACAGGATGAACCTTTTAACTTTGTGGTTCCTACCGATACTTTTGAGGATGTGGATGTTGACGATGAATTAAGTTACTCTGCTCAATTGTCAGGCGGAGGAAGCCTACCGTCATGGTTAGAATTTGATACGGAAACTCAAACCTTCTCAGGCACACCACTGAATGCCAATGTAGGGATAGTGAGCATAGATGTGATCGCTGATGATGGAAATGGGGGGACTGTCACGGATACGTTTGATATCATTGTCGCCAATGTAAACGACGCACCAACAGTTGCCAATGCAATTCCTAATCAAAATGCCACTGAAAATGCTGCATTTAATTTCCAGTTCGCCGCTAATACCTTCAATGATGTGGATGTCGCCGATATCCTGACTTACTCTGCTCAATTAGAAGGTGGAGCAGCTTTGCCGGCTTGGTTAAGCTTTGATGGTGCCACTCGAACTTTCAGCGGAACGCCTGGGAATTCTGATTCAGGAAATATTGATATTGAAGTGATCGCTTCTGATGGCAACGGAGGAAATGTTTCCGATGTGTTCCGGATCTCAGTAACAGCGGTCAATGATGCGCCAAGTATTTCAGCACCTTTTACGATTACTTTGGATGAAGATCTTCCAGGGGCACTTACCGGCATCAGCTTTAGTGATTCAGATGCAGGTACCAACTTGGTTACGGTGACATTCAATGTAGGGAGCGGAAGCTTGTCTGCAGAACCAGGAAGTGGTGTAGCAGTAAGCGGAACTTCAAGTTCCAGAATAATTGAAGGAAATATCGATGCGATCAATTCTTTCATTTCTAATGGAGAATTGACATTCACAACTGCCCTAAATGCAACTTCTGATGTGATCTTAAGCATTACGATCAATGATAATGGCAATTCAGGAAGTGGAGGATCATTAACAAGTTCTGCGAATGTCACACTTGATGTCACAGCAGTGAATGATGCTCCGGTCAACAGTATCCCCGGCCCACAGCAAACCGATCAGAATGTAACTCTTGAATTCAGTAGTGGAAGTGGAAATCAAATCAGTGTAAGCGATGTAGATGTGGGATCTGAAGATGTAATTGTTTCGTTGACTGCTTCCAATGGCATGATTACTCTTTCTACTACCGCTGGCTTGGTTTTTACCACCGGAACAGGAAGCAACGATGCAGCATTGAGCATGGAAGGTTCAATTGCAGATATTAATGCAGCGTTTAATGGAATGACCTTTACTCCAACAGCTGGATACAGCGGTCTTGCGGGTATTACGATCACTACGAATGACCAAGGGTTCTCCGGTTCTGGAGGTGCTCAGGAAGATGAGGATGTGATCACAATCATTGTTGATTCCATCAATCCTGTCGTCACCTCTGTAACTTCGTCCGGGGAAAATGGAATCTACAAAATCGGAGATGAGCTATTTATACAGGTGATTTTTGATCAGGCAGTTATTGTCAGTGGAGGGGCTCCCACACTAAGTCTGGAAACCGGAGTAACAGATCGGGAGGTTAACTATACATCCGGATCAGGAACAAACACGCTTAATTTCAGCTATACCGTACAGAATGGAGATCAAACTTCAGACCTTGACTATACTTCCGCAGGAGCATTATCCTTAAATGGATCAGTGATTCAAAATACCTCCGGGGACGATGCAATTCTCACCCTTCCGGCCGTGGGTAGTGCAAATTCCTTGGCAGGTCAAAAAAACCTGGTTATCGACGGTGTCCGACCTACCTCAAACATCGTAGTTTCTGAAGATGAATTAAGAATAGGAGAAACAAGTTTAGTGACGGTCACTTTCAGCGAGGCGGTTTTTGGATTTAGTAATCAAGACCTGAGCTTTTCCAACGGGACATTATCCCCTGTGAGTTCAGCCGATGGAGACATCACTTGGACAGCCACTTTCACACCAACTGCCAATGTAGAGGAACAGACCAATGTGATAACTTTGGATAACACGGGGGTAGAGAATGCGGGTGGAAATGTAGGTACAGGAACCACAGATTCCAACAACTTTGGGATTGATACCCGTAGACCAACGGCAATAATTGTGGTAGCCGACACCCAGCTGGCAAGTGGAGAAACTTCCCCGGTGACCATAGAATTCAGTGAAGCGGTAACTGGTCTGACCGCGGCAGACTTTGCTGTACCCAATGGGGTATTGAGTGATCCTGAAAGTACAGATGGAATTACCTGGTCAGCTACTTTTACTCCTGCAGATGGAGTGGAGGAAGCAACCAATGTGATCACGCTGGAAAATACAGGCTATGTTGATTTAAGGGGAAATACGGGGATAGGGACAACTCCGTCCAACAATTACTTAGTGGACACCTCTGCCCCAACGGTAATTACTCAAAATATTACGATTCAACTGAATGCTGCCGGTGAAGTAAGTATTACCCCAGAACAAATTGACAACAGCAGTACGGATGGGGTTGGTATAGGAAGTTTGACGTTGAATGTATCCGACTTCGATTGCACAAACGAGGGTGAAAACACGGTAATTTTAACAGTGACTGATGTCAACGGCAATAGCGCAATAGGAACGGCAACAGTTACAGTAGAGGATACTATTGCGCCTACTGTGATAACCCAGAACATCATGGTTCAACTTGAACCGATTGGGACCATAACCATTGCTGCAGAAGATGTAGATAACGGAAGTTCGGATAATTGTGGTTTGGCTAGTTTATCTTTGAGCCAGTCGGTATTTGGATCGTCTGATATTGGAGAAAATACAGTTACGCTCACCGTAACTGATGTAAATGGCAATCAATCAAGCGCAACTGCTATTGTTGAAGTGGTACCGCTTGATGTAACAGGTGTGACTTTTGAAAACGGTTCGTTTATTTATGACGGAACAGCTAAGTCACTTGCGATAGCAGGGGTACTTCCGGCAGGAACATCGGTTTCATACGATAATAACACACGAACGAACGTTGGAACGCAAGAAGTAATAGCAACAATAACAGGTCCTGGTTTTACAACGCTGGTATTGACCGCCCAGCTGACAGTTACCCCTGCTACAGTTACAGGTATTACTTTCGAAGACGGCAGCTTTGTTTACGATGGCACAGAAAAATTACTCGCCATCACGGGAACTCTTCCTTCGGGAACTTCCGTGTCCTATACCGGCAACGGCAGAACAGACGTGGGTACACAGGAAGTGACAGCGACGATCACGGGATCGAACTATACGGACTTGGTGTTGACCGCCCGGCTGACAGTTACCCCAGCCGAGATCACGGGAATCACGTTTGCAGACACAAGCTTTGTCTATGACGGCACAGAAAAGTCACTTGCGATTGTAGGAACCCTTCCTTCGGGAACATCGGTAGCCTATACCGACAACGGCAGGACGGAGGTGGGTACGCAGGAAGTGACAGCGACGATCACGGGATCGAACTATACGGACTTGGTATTGAGAGCAGACCTGACGGTAACCCCTGCTACAGTTACAGGTATTACTTTCGAAGACGGCAGCTTTGTTTACGATGGCACAGAAAAATTACTTGCGATTGTAGGAACTCTTCCTTCGGGAACATCGGTAGCCTATACCGACAACGGCAGGACGGAGGTGGGTACGCAGGAAGTGACAGCGACGATCACGGGATCGAACTATACGGACTTGGTATTGACCGCCTGGCTGACAGTTACCCCAGCCGAGATCACGGGAATTACGTTTGCAGACACAAGCTTTGTCTATGACGGCACAGAAAAATCACTTGCGATTGTAGGAACTCTTCCTTCGGGAACTTCCGTGTCCTACACCGAAAACGGCAGGACGGAGGTGGGTACGCAGGAAGTGACAGCGACGATCACGGGATCGAACTATACGGACTTGGTGTTGACTGCCCGGCTGACAATTACCCCAGCCGAGATCACGGGAATTACGTTTGCAGACACAAGCTTTGTCTATGATGGCACAGAAAAATCACTTGAAATCACGGGAACTCTTCCTTCGGGAACTTCCGTGTCCTATACCGACAACGGCAGGACGGACGTGGGTACACAGGAAGTGACAGCGGCGATCACAGGTAGTAATTTCACCACCTTGGTATTGACAGCAGATTTGAGGGTAACCCCTGCGACCGTTACAGGTATTACTTTCGAAGACGGCAGTTTTGTCTATGACGGCACTGAAAGGTCACTTGCGGTTGTAGGAACTCTTCCTTCGGGAACTTCCGTGTCCTATACCGGCAACGGCAGGACGGAGGTGGGTACGCAGGAAGTGACAGCGACGATCACGGGATCGAACTATACGGACTTGGTATTGACAGCAGATTTGAGGGTAACCCCTGCGACCGTTACAGGTATTACTTTCGAAGACGGCAGCTTTGTTTACGATGGCACAGAAAAATCACTTGCGATTGTAGGAACTCTTCCTTCGGGAACATCGGTAGCCTATACCGGCAACGGCAGGACGGACGTGGGTACGCAGGAAGTGACAGCGACGATCACGGGATCGAACTATACGGACTTGGTATTGAGAGCAGACCTGACGGTAACCCCTGCTACAGTTACAGGTATTACTTTCGAAGACGGCAGCTTTGTTTACGATGGCACAGAAAAATTACTCGCCATCACGGGAACTCTTCCTTCGGGAACTTCCGTGTCCTATACCGACAACGGCAGAACGGACGTGGGTACACAGGAAGTGACAGCGACGATCACGGGATCGAATTATACGGACTTGGTGTTGACTGCCTGGCTGACAGTTACCCCAGCCGAGATCACGGGAATCACGTTTGCAGACACAAGCTTTGTTTATGACGGCACAGAAAAATTACACGCCATCACGGGAAATCTTCCTTCGGGAACTTCCGTGTCCTATACCGACAACGGCAGGACGGACGTGGGTATGCAGGAAGTGACAGCTACGATCACGGGACCGAACTATACGGACCTGGTATTGACCGCCCGGCTGACAATTACCCCAGCCGAGATCACGGGAATTACTTTCGAAGACATAAGCTTTGTCTATGACGGCACAGAAAAGTCACTTGAAATCATGGGAACCCTTCCTTCGGGAACATCGGTAGCCTATACCGACAACGGCAGGACGGACGTGGGTACACAGGAAGTGACAGCGACGATCACGGGATCGAACTATACGGACTTGGTATTGAGAGCAGACCTGACGGTAACCCCTGCTACAGTTACAGGTATTACTTTCGAAGACGGCAGCTTTGTTTACGATGGCACAGAAAAATTACTTGCGATTGTAGGAACTCTTCCTTCGGGAACATCGGTAGCCTATACCGACAACGGCAGGACGGAGGTGGGTACGCAGGAAGTGACAGCGACGATCACGGGATCGAACTATACGGACTTGGTATTGACCGCCTGGCTGACAGTTACCCCAGCCGAGATCACGGGAATTACGTTTGCAGACACAAGCTTTGTCTATGACGGCACAGAAAAATCACTTGCAATCACGGGAACCCTTCCTTCGGGAACTTCCGTGTCCTATACCGGCAACGGCAGGACGGAGGTGGGTACGCAGGAAGTGACAGCGACGATCACGGGATCGAACTATACGGACTTGGTATTGAGAGCAGACCTGACGGTAACCCCTGCTACAGTTACAGGTATTACTTTCGAAGACGGCAGCTTTGTTTACGATGGCACAGAAAAATCACTTGCGATTGTAGGAACTCTTCCTTCGGGAACATCGGTAGCCTATACCGGCAACGGCAGGACGGACGTGGGTACGCAGGAAGTGACAGCGGCGATCACGGGATCGAACTATACGGACTTGGTATTGAGAGCAGACCTGACGGTAACCCCTGCTACAGTTACAGGTATTACTTTCGAAGACGGCAGCTTTGTTTACGATGGCACAGAAAAATTACTCGCCATCACGGGAACTCTTCCTTCGGGAACTTCCGTGTCCTATACCGACAACGGCAGGACGGACGTGGGTACACAGGAAGTGACAGCGACGATCACGGGATCGAATTATACGGACTTGGTATTGACCGCCCGGCTGACAATTACCCCAGCCGAGATCACGGGAATTACTTTCGAAGACATAAGCTTTGTCTATGACGGCACAGAAAAGTCACTTGAAATCATGGGAACCCTTCCTTCGGGAACTTCCGTGTCCTATACCGACAACGGCAGGACGGACGTGGGTACACAGGAAGTGACAGCGACGATCACGGGATCGAACTATACGGACTTGGTATTGACCGCCCGGCTGACAATTACCCCAGCCGAGATCACGGGAATCACATTCAAAGACGGCAGTTTTGTCTATGACGGCACAGAAAAGTCACTTGCGATTGTAGGAACCCTTCCTTCGGGAACCTCTGTGTCCTATACCGACAATGGCAGAACGGATGTGGGAAGCCAGATGGTAACGGCAACCATCATGGGGAGCAATCTGGATGAATTGATATTGACGGCTGAGTTGATAATTATGCCAGCTGATTTGAGCGTAGTCGCAGATGCAGGGCAAAGCAAGGTTTTTGGGGAAGAGGATCCCGAACTGACTTATACCGTCACAGATTTTGGAGTGGGGGATGACGAAGCAGTGCTGGAGGGATCGCTTGAAAGAGAGCCCGGTGAGGAAGTGGGTACTTATTCCATCGTAATCGGAACCCTGACTGCGGGAAGCAATTATACGGTCGTCTTTACGGGAGCTGACTTTGAAATTCTTATGGGGGAAGCGGAAGAAGGGGATACCATCATCGGGTTTGCAGGCCAAAGCTTGGAGGTTCTCTGGGGTACACCTGCGGGTGGACTGGGAGTACCTGCGGAAGCAGTTGCGATTACCTCCAAGGGAGCGTTTGTAAACTTGGCGGTGGATTGGGACCTGTCGGGCTATGACCCGATGATGGTAGGAACCTTCATTTCCAAAGGTTCAGTGGAAGAGTCTTCGGGCTTGTCCAATCCGAATGGGCACCAGCCAATTTTAGAAATCACGGTACTCGTGAAACCTACACCGCAGGACGTGACGCTGGGCTCAGACAGTTTTGTGGCGGTTCCTGACCTATTCTTTCAGGAGATCGGAACATTCACTGTGGTCGATCCCTCCGATGATCAACACACCTTGATTCTTCCGGAGGGAGTTTACGACAATGATTATTTCGAAGTACTTGATGGGGTTTTGTTTTGGAGCAGTGCGGAACAGGCAGAAGGCAGAACAGAATTTACAGTTTCACTCAGGGTGACTGACAGGGCGGGGAATGTATTGGACAAAGACTTTAATATTACCCGTGAACGTACTCCGCTAGAGCAGCTTGAGGTTCCCAATACCTTCACACCTGACGGTGACGGCATCAACGATACCTGGGGAGTGCCTGGGTTGCGCTACTATTCCGGGGTAAGGATTTCGGTCTTTGCCGTAGGCGGGGACAGAATGTTCTACACCGGGGATCCTGATGTAAGATGGGATGGTTCCTTTAACGGCAAAGAGATGCCGGTAGGCGCTTACCTGTATGTGATTGAAGTGGGAGAAACAGGCGGGGTAATACGCGGCATGCTTAATCTGATTAATAAATAA
- a CDS encoding type IX secretion system membrane protein PorP/SprF: MRQNIKYFLSAVLVIGSVTCGYSQSRKFISNFNLFQSYYNPGLTGYEGSTVRGFVRNQWSGVDGAPKTYFFSTELDFGELTGEMDPALMGKNAVSINLLHDTYGAFRETELTLGYASRIRLSEKHNLRLGAGFNYQTIRLDGNALTTEEQNDPTLGQYIGQFSNMNVVDFNLGIALTHANFYFSYGIHRVNGGRIISGDEFMDAYPASSIFQAGYRSAVSDNIAVIANAMYSMQKNQDDNIEFNIKALLVDRLWFGIGHRIDYATNAQLGIVTKRLRIGYLYEFPNATSYNLPGNTHEFTAVFSLFRDNVRTDPRQVVMW, encoded by the coding sequence ATGAGACAAAACATTAAATACTTTCTATCCGCGGTCCTGGTTATCGGATCCGTGACCTGCGGATATTCCCAGTCGAGGAAATTCATTTCCAATTTTAACCTCTTCCAAAGTTATTATAATCCCGGGCTTACGGGGTATGAAGGCTCCACGGTCAGGGGCTTTGTACGGAATCAGTGGTCAGGGGTAGACGGTGCCCCAAAAACATACTTTTTCAGCACGGAATTGGACTTTGGGGAATTGACGGGGGAGATGGATCCTGCCCTGATGGGCAAGAATGCGGTCTCGATAAATCTACTGCATGATACGTATGGCGCATTCCGGGAGACAGAGCTTACATTGGGCTATGCGAGTAGAATCAGGCTGTCTGAAAAGCATAACCTGAGACTCGGGGCAGGCTTCAATTACCAGACTATAAGATTGGATGGGAATGCACTGACCACAGAGGAACAGAATGATCCTACACTGGGACAGTATATTGGGCAATTTTCAAATATGAATGTGGTGGATTTCAATCTAGGAATTGCTCTGACACACGCCAACTTCTATTTCTCATATGGTATCCATCGGGTAAATGGTGGAAGAATCATCTCAGGTGACGAATTTATGGATGCCTATCCAGCGAGCTCCATTTTCCAGGCAGGCTACAGAAGTGCCGTAAGCGACAATATCGCAGTGATAGCCAATGCGATGTACAGCATGCAAAAGAATCAGGATGACAACATCGAGTTTAATATCAAGGCCCTGCTGGTGGACCGTCTGTGGTTTGGAATAGGCCATAGGATTGACTATGCGACCAACGCCCAGCTGGGAATCGTGACCAAGCGGTTAAGGATAGGTTATCTGTACGAATTCCCCAATGCCACGAGTTACAATCTCCCCGGCAACACGCATGAATTCACTGCAGTGTTCAGCCTTTTTAGGGACAATGTAAGAACAGATCCCCGTCAGGTGGTGATGTGGTAG
- a CDS encoding glycoside hydrolase N-terminal domain-containing protein encodes MKKFLLSIALTLSLYPFILAQSPSVLWYSQPAVEWEEGLPVGNGRLGAMVMGIPGQEHLQLNEDSLWPGDYKDWGLADGKRADLDQIRSYLLSGDNKKADSLVVLKFSRKGVTRSHQTMGDLWFNFDWIESKNYRRSLNLETASVLTQFITEGYEVSQEVIASAPDDALIMRFKTNHPQGFNGQITMSRPEDNGYATAKTTALNGKQLEMSGMITQRGGQLDSKPVEILNGVKFRTLLFAQNQSGEITTTDSTLIVSGAKEFTIKLVSETSFYHEDYEDEAARQLEKIELKSWGEILHSHEKEYASWFNRMSLQLEYDEADLLATDERIERVKNGDVDLHLEKLLFDYGRYLLISSSRPGTNPANLQGLWNRHISAPWNADYHLNINLQMNYWPADVTNLGELNQPLFAFMDGVIKNGENAARENFDMDGSMIPHTTDLWQAPFLSAATAYWGSWIGAGGWIGRHYWDHYLFSQDINYLENQAYPALSAISAFYSDWLVEYPADGKLVSSPSTSPENQFINPEGESVATTMGAAMDQQIIADVFSSYLKASEILGKETTLTEKVRGQLPNLRPGVQLAEDGRILEWDQPYEEHEKGHRHMSHLYAFHPGDAITSSETPEAFDAVRKTLEYRLANGGAGTGWSRAWLINFSARLLDGEMAHGHIQKLISQSLYTNLFDAHPPFQIDGNFGYTAGVAEMLVQSHENGLIRLMPALPKAWTNGSATGLKARGNYTIDMTWQDGELKTYRIQAGKNGRILVYYDGSEMELELEKGQSVEIEL; translated from the coding sequence ATGAAAAAGTTCTTGCTGAGCATAGCTCTCACACTTAGTTTATACCCCTTTATTTTAGCCCAATCCCCTTCTGTGCTATGGTACAGTCAGCCTGCAGTGGAATGGGAAGAAGGACTGCCTGTGGGAAACGGCCGGCTTGGAGCCATGGTCATGGGCATACCGGGACAGGAGCACCTGCAGCTCAATGAAGATTCATTATGGCCCGGCGACTATAAAGACTGGGGTTTGGCAGATGGAAAAAGAGCTGATTTAGATCAAATCAGATCCTATTTACTCTCCGGTGACAATAAAAAAGCAGATTCGCTTGTGGTATTGAAATTCTCCAGAAAAGGTGTCACCAGATCCCATCAAACTATGGGAGATTTATGGTTTAATTTCGACTGGATAGAGTCCAAAAATTACAGAAGAAGCCTAAACCTGGAAACAGCCAGTGTTCTAACTCAATTCATAACTGAAGGCTATGAGGTCAGCCAAGAAGTAATCGCTTCTGCTCCGGATGATGCATTGATCATGCGTTTTAAGACAAATCACCCGCAGGGTTTTAATGGACAGATAACGATGAGTCGCCCTGAGGATAATGGCTATGCCACAGCAAAAACGACTGCGCTCAATGGTAAGCAACTCGAAATGTCCGGCATGATCACACAGCGTGGCGGTCAATTGGACAGTAAGCCTGTGGAGATATTAAATGGAGTAAAATTCAGAACGCTACTCTTCGCCCAAAATCAGTCAGGTGAGATTACTACTACCGATTCCACTTTGATCGTGTCAGGAGCAAAGGAATTTACGATCAAGTTAGTCTCGGAAACTTCTTTTTACCATGAGGATTATGAAGATGAAGCAGCCCGCCAGCTTGAAAAAATAGAATTGAAAAGCTGGGGAGAAATTCTTCATTCCCACGAGAAAGAATATGCTTCCTGGTTTAACCGAATGAGCCTCCAATTGGAGTATGATGAAGCTGACCTCCTTGCCACAGACGAACGAATCGAACGTGTCAAAAACGGAGACGTTGATTTACACCTGGAGAAGCTTTTGTTCGATTATGGTAGGTATCTGTTGATTTCTTCCAGTCGTCCGGGCACCAATCCCGCTAATTTACAGGGACTTTGGAACAGGCATATCTCCGCTCCATGGAATGCAGATTATCATCTTAACATCAATTTACAGATGAATTATTGGCCTGCAGATGTGACTAATTTAGGTGAATTAAACCAGCCACTTTTTGCTTTTATGGATGGAGTAATAAAAAATGGAGAAAATGCTGCCCGTGAGAATTTTGATATGGATGGATCCATGATTCCCCATACTACAGATCTTTGGCAAGCTCCATTCTTAAGTGCTGCTACGGCGTACTGGGGAAGCTGGATTGGCGCGGGAGGATGGATAGGCAGACACTATTGGGATCATTATTTATTCTCTCAGGATATAAATTATCTTGAAAATCAAGCTTATCCGGCGCTTTCAGCCATTTCAGCATTCTATTCTGATTGGTTGGTAGAATATCCGGCTGACGGAAAACTAGTCTCCTCTCCTTCCACTTCTCCGGAGAACCAATTTATCAATCCTGAGGGAGAAAGTGTAGCTACTACGATGGGAGCAGCGATGGATCAGCAGATTATAGCAGATGTATTCTCCAGCTATCTAAAAGCTTCTGAGATTTTGGGTAAAGAAACCACTCTTACGGAAAAAGTCCGAGGCCAACTTCCGAATCTTCGTCCGGGAGTTCAGCTAGCTGAAGATGGAAGAATTTTGGAGTGGGATCAGCCCTATGAGGAACATGAAAAAGGGCATCGGCATATGTCTCACTTATATGCCTTTCATCCGGGAGACGCTATTACGTCTAGTGAGACACCTGAGGCGTTTGACGCAGTGCGTAAAACGCTAGAATACAGGCTGGCAAATGGTGGTGCAGGAACCGGTTGGTCACGCGCATGGCTGATTAATTTCTCCGCTAGATTACTGGATGGAGAAATGGCGCATGGGCATATTCAAAAGTTGATTTCCCAATCCCTTTATACCAATCTATTCGATGCTCACCCTCCTTTTCAGATTGACGGAAATTTTGGATATACTGCAGGAGTCGCTGAAATGCTGGTACAATCGCACGAAAATGGCTTGATTAGGCTTATGCCTGCTTTGCCAAAAGCTTGGACAAATGGTAGCGCAACAGGCTTGAAAGCAAGAGGAAACTATACTATAGATATGACTTGGCAGGATGGTGAACTCAAAACTTACAGGATTCAAGCAGGAAAAAACGGTCGAATCCTGGTTTACTATGATGGATCAGAAATGGAATTGGAACTCGAAAAAGGGCAGAGTGTAGAAATTGAATTGTAA